The following proteins are co-located in the Microcystis wesenbergii NRERC-220 genome:
- the ligA gene encoding NAD-dependent DNA ligase LigA: protein MTIPLEIQQRCQQLKTELQRASYAYYVLDDPFIPDSVYDQLYRELEDIEKRYPQLITPDSPTQRVGDKISSQFVSVRHNIPLYSLENAFNLEELNKWGNRWQRYVNETQDTEYVCELKIDGSALALTYENGFFVRGVTRGDGVTGEDITPNVRTIRSIPLRLNIDNPPAIVEVRGEAFLPLDTFDKINQEREEKGESLFANPRNAAAGTLRQLDPKIVDKRRLQFFAYTLHLDDNHITTQWQSLDRLETMGFLVNPHRQLCPSLQEVAQYYQDWQEKRHQLAYMTDGVVVKINDLQRQNRLGFTQKFPRWAIALKYPAEEVPTVVKDIIVNVGRTGAVTPMAVMEPVQVAGTTVQRATLHNSDRVAELDIRVGDTVIIRKAGEIIPEVVRILPELRPSQTFPFQMPTNCPECQSPLVRPVGEAVTRCVNSSCPAILRGSVVHWASRDALDIRGLGEKVVILLIEQGLVTAISDLYSLEKTEIAKLDRMGEKSALNLITAIAQSKNQSWSRVLYGLGIRYVGSVNAKILAESFRTVEELANASVTNLASIYGIGEEIAQSVYDWFKIAANRDLVAKLQAAGLQFAAAAKTTTTKATLAGKTFVITGTLPTLKREEAKELIEKAGGKVTGSVSKKTDYLVLGEAAGSKLEKALELGITQLTEAQLLELIED, encoded by the coding sequence ATGACTATCCCCTTAGAAATCCAACAACGCTGCCAACAATTAAAAACAGAACTACAAAGGGCCAGTTATGCTTATTATGTTCTTGATGATCCTTTTATACCCGATAGCGTTTATGATCAACTTTATCGGGAATTAGAAGACATAGAAAAGCGTTATCCCCAATTAATCACCCCCGATAGTCCCACCCAAAGAGTCGGGGATAAAATCTCTAGTCAATTCGTTTCTGTCCGTCATAATATTCCCCTGTATAGTCTCGAAAATGCCTTTAACCTCGAAGAATTAAATAAATGGGGCAACCGTTGGCAAAGATATGTAAATGAAACCCAAGACACGGAATATGTGTGTGAATTAAAAATCGATGGTTCTGCGTTAGCTTTAACCTACGAAAATGGCTTTTTCGTCAGAGGTGTTACTAGAGGAGATGGAGTCACTGGCGAAGATATTACCCCCAATGTGCGGACAATTCGCTCTATTCCTTTACGCTTAAATATAGATAATCCCCCGGCAATTGTGGAAGTGCGCGGCGAAGCTTTTTTACCCCTCGATACCTTCGATAAAATCAATCAAGAAAGAGAAGAAAAAGGGGAATCTCTCTTTGCTAATCCCCGCAATGCGGCAGCGGGAACCCTACGACAATTAGATCCGAAAATAGTTGATAAAAGACGCTTACAATTTTTTGCCTATACCCTGCATTTAGACGATAACCATATCACTACCCAATGGCAATCCTTAGATAGATTAGAAACCATGGGATTTCTGGTTAATCCCCACCGTCAACTCTGTCCATCCCTGCAAGAAGTGGCGCAATACTATCAAGATTGGCAAGAAAAACGTCATCAATTAGCCTACATGACCGATGGTGTCGTAGTCAAAATCAACGATTTACAGCGACAAAATCGGTTAGGATTCACTCAAAAATTCCCCCGGTGGGCAATCGCTTTAAAATATCCTGCCGAAGAAGTCCCCACGGTAGTTAAAGATATTATCGTCAACGTGGGACGCACCGGTGCGGTTACACCCATGGCGGTGATGGAACCGGTACAGGTAGCAGGAACCACCGTACAAAGGGCTACTTTACATAATAGCGATCGAGTGGCCGAATTAGATATCCGCGTCGGTGACACGGTAATTATCCGCAAAGCGGGGGAAATTATCCCGGAAGTGGTGAGAATCCTGCCAGAATTGCGTCCTAGCCAGACTTTCCCCTTCCAGATGCCCACTAATTGCCCTGAATGTCAATCTCCCCTAGTCCGTCCGGTGGGGGAAGCGGTGACGCGCTGTGTCAATAGTTCCTGTCCGGCGATTTTGCGGGGAAGTGTAGTACATTGGGCCAGTCGCGATGCTCTCGATATCCGGGGATTAGGGGAAAAAGTGGTAATTTTGCTGATTGAACAGGGATTAGTTACCGCCATTTCTGACCTCTACAGCCTCGAAAAAACGGAAATTGCCAAATTAGACCGAATGGGCGAGAAATCAGCCTTAAATTTGATTACAGCTATTGCTCAGAGCAAAAATCAAAGCTGGTCGAGGGTACTTTATGGGCTAGGGATTCGCTATGTGGGCAGTGTTAACGCCAAAATTCTCGCGGAAAGTTTTCGGACTGTGGAGGAGTTAGCTAACGCCAGCGTGACTAATTTAGCCTCTATCTATGGTATCGGTGAAGAAATCGCTCAATCGGTCTATGATTGGTTTAAAATCGCCGCTAATCGGGATTTAGTCGCTAAATTACAGGCTGCTGGTTTACAATTTGCCGCAGCAGCAAAAACCACCACCACTAAAGCGACTTTAGCAGGGAAAACCTTTGTGATTACTGGCACTTTACCAACTCTTAAACGGGAGGAAGCGAAAGAATTAATCGAAAAAGCTGGGGGGAAAGTGACGGGTTCTGTCAGCAAAAAAACTGATTATTTAGTGCTAGGAGAAGCGGCGGGTTCTAAGCTAGAAAAAGCCCTAGAATTGGGCATTACTCAGCTAACCGAAGCACAATTACTCGAATTAATCGAGGATTAA
- a CDS encoding glycosyltransferase, giving the protein MKINWFSPLPPAKTGIADYMTCILPALIKNCQLELWTNQKIYDRELKNYVKVNSYHRDNIIWSKINQADINVYHIGNNPDFHEDIWRISCQCPGIVVLHDLKLQDFFSEIARINNDRDIYLNQMLYYYGMEGKIAAEMWWNREVSMQFMADNYPLTPLALKNAIGVITHSQEGYRKFQQENALLTAYFPLPYPRCDLSSNYELQKNRDFYQLIVFGHIGKNRCVDMILDALASFSQKQAFRLDIYGEVWDSNYLVQKINSLNLNNLVTLHGFVTEAKLETALADADLAINLRYPTMGEASVSQLQIWSHGLPSLVTKIGWYSELPENTVGYVTVGNEIADLHQHFSQFLHDTQLYQTIGKNGQTWLENNHSPESYAKALVDFAREACQQRYRYAANYFIEKVGKEISYWNDDKISDLELKSLAETIHFLTS; this is encoded by the coding sequence ATGAAAATTAATTGGTTTTCTCCTTTACCTCCCGCTAAAACTGGTATCGCTGATTACATGACTTGTATCTTGCCAGCTTTGATTAAAAATTGTCAGTTAGAACTATGGACTAATCAAAAAATTTACGATCGAGAACTAAAGAACTATGTCAAAGTTAATTCTTACCATAGAGATAACATAATCTGGTCAAAAATTAACCAAGCAGACATAAATGTTTATCATATTGGTAATAACCCAGATTTTCATGAGGATATCTGGAGAATTAGTTGTCAATGCCCCGGTATAGTTGTCCTTCATGATTTAAAGCTACAGGATTTTTTTAGTGAAATTGCTAGAATCAATAATGATCGAGATATCTATCTTAATCAAATGCTCTATTACTATGGAATGGAAGGAAAAATAGCCGCAGAAATGTGGTGGAATCGAGAAGTATCTATGCAATTTATGGCCGATAATTATCCCCTGACACCTTTAGCTTTAAAAAATGCTATTGGGGTGATTACTCACAGTCAGGAAGGTTATCGTAAGTTTCAGCAAGAAAATGCGCTTCTTACTGCTTATTTTCCCCTACCCTATCCTAGATGCGATTTGTCATCAAATTACGAATTGCAGAAAAATCGGGATTTTTATCAATTAATTGTTTTTGGCCATATTGGAAAAAATAGATGTGTTGATATGATCCTGGATGCTTTAGCTAGTTTTTCCCAAAAACAAGCTTTTCGGTTAGACATTTATGGAGAAGTATGGGATAGTAATTATCTCGTTCAAAAAATTAATAGCTTAAATTTAAATAATTTAGTAACCTTGCATGGTTTTGTCACGGAAGCCAAATTAGAAACCGCCTTAGCTGATGCAGATTTAGCAATCAATTTACGTTATCCTACTATGGGAGAAGCATCCGTCAGTCAGCTGCAGATTTGGAGCCATGGTTTGCCAAGTTTAGTGACTAAAATAGGTTGGTATAGTGAGTTGCCGGAAAATACCGTAGGTTATGTGACTGTTGGCAACGAAATCGCCGATTTACACCAACATTTCTCTCAATTTCTTCATGATACGCAATTATATCAGACCATTGGTAAAAATGGTCAAACTTGGCTAGAAAATAATCACTCTCCCGAATCCTACGCTAAAGCCTTGGTGGATTTCGCTCGGGAAGCCTGTCAACAAAGATATCGTTATGCGGCCAATTATTTTATCGAAAAAGTAGGCAAAGAAATTAGTTATTGGAATGATGACAAAATCTCGGATTTAGAGCTAAAATCCCTAGCGGAAACCATTCATTTTCTAACCAGCTAA
- a CDS encoding Uma2 family endonuclease: protein MVATQQKIYTFTEYLNYRDCTDNKYELFNGELISMPPASGFHALILRYIFKVLEREIERLQLDWQVMPATVGIRTDKAKSRIPDLMILTAQQCQEIRNMTTAVIEFPPLLVVEIVSPGNADDDYRYKRSEYAVRGIPEYWIIDPIALKISVLTLISGFYELAEFNQEDRIISVTFPDLQLTPQMVFE, encoded by the coding sequence ATGGTTGCTACCCAACAAAAAATATATACTTTTACAGAATATTTAAATTATCGGGACTGCACGGATAATAAATACGAATTATTTAACGGAGAATTAATTTCCATGCCTCCCGCTAGTGGCTTTCATGCTTTGATACTTAGATATATATTTAAGGTGTTAGAAAGGGAAATAGAGAGGCTACAATTAGACTGGCAAGTTATGCCCGCTACGGTGGGAATTCGCACTGATAAAGCTAAATCGAGAATCCCAGACTTAATGATTTTAACTGCCCAACAATGTCAAGAGATTAGAAATATGACCACAGCAGTGATTGAATTTCCTCCCCTCTTAGTTGTAGAAATAGTTAGCCCCGGTAATGCCGATGATGACTACCGTTATAAACGTTCAGAATATGCGGTAAGAGGCATTCCTGAATACTGGATTATCGATCCTATTGCCCTAAAAATATCGGTTTTAACCCTGATTTCTGGATTTTATGAACTGGCAGAATTTAATCAGGAAGATAGGATAATATCGGTGACATTTCCCGATTTACAATTAACTCCTCAAATGGTTTTTGAATAG
- a CDS encoding Uma2 family endonuclease has protein sequence MIATQQKIYTFTEYLNYQDSTDNKYELFNGELISMPPASGFHALILACLYDYLMAEIKRLNLTWKVMPATVGIRTDKAKSRIPDLMILTAEQCQEIRNMTTAVIEFPPLLVVEIVSHGNADDDYRYKRSEYAVRGIPEYWIIDPIAVKISVLTLISGFYELAEFNNEDRIISVTFPDLKLTPQMVFAQ, from the coding sequence ATGATTGCTACCCAACAAAAAATATATACCTTTACAGAATATTTAAATTATCAGGACTCCACAGATAATAAGTACGAATTATTTAACGGAGAATTAATTTCCATGCCTCCCGCTAGTGGCTTTCATGCTTTAATTCTTGCCTGTCTTTATGATTATTTAATGGCAGAAATTAAAAGATTAAATCTAACTTGGAAAGTCATGCCCGCTACTGTAGGAATTCGCACCGATAAAGCTAAATCGAGAATCCCAGACTTAATGATTTTAACTGCTGAACAATGTCAAGAGATTAGAAATATGACCACAGCAGTGATTGAATTTCCTCCCCTCTTAGTTGTAGAAATTGTTAGCCACGGTAATGCCGATGATGACTACCGTTATAAGCGTTCAGAATACGCAGTGAGAGGCATTCCTGAATACTGGATTATCGATCCTATTGCTGTAAAAATATCGGTTTTAACCCTGATTTCGGGATTTTATGAACTGGCAGAATTTAACAACGAAGATAGAATAATATCGGTAACATTTCCCGATTTAAAATTAACTCCTCAAATGGTCTTTGCACAGTAG
- a CDS encoding PhzF family phenazine biosynthesis protein, translated as MPTYSYYTADVFSDRIFGGNPLAVFPEASGLTRTQMQKIAAEFNFSETVFVFPPETPQGTKKVRIFTPSTELPFAGHPTVGTAYILALIGAIPPHQETTIYLEEGVGLVPVKILMEGEKPVYSELKVAQLPELVADNYALDDLAAILSLSVADFLPGYPPRAFSCGLPFLFIPVRNRDILGKIKLNLSLWSSLLGQSPANSLFVCCFDPESPQSRIYGRMFAPGLGVMEDPATGSAVAALAGYLGALESSREGMNQWTIIQGVEMDRPSIIQLKFQKNNREITEVSVGGASVLVCQGKMIIPDGETL; from the coding sequence GTGCCTACCTATTCCTACTATACCGCCGATGTTTTTAGCGATCGCATTTTTGGCGGTAATCCCCTGGCGGTTTTTCCGGAAGCATCCGGATTAACCCGCACCCAGATGCAAAAAATCGCCGCCGAATTTAACTTCTCAGAGACAGTCTTTGTTTTTCCGCCAGAAACGCCCCAAGGCACTAAAAAAGTCCGGATTTTCACCCCCAGTACCGAATTACCCTTTGCGGGCCATCCTACCGTCGGCACAGCCTATATTTTAGCCCTAATCGGTGCTATTCCCCCCCACCAAGAAACCACGATTTATCTGGAGGAAGGAGTCGGTTTAGTACCGGTAAAAATTCTCATGGAGGGGGAAAAACCCGTCTATAGTGAGTTAAAAGTGGCACAATTGCCAGAATTAGTGGCGGATAATTATGCTCTCGATGATTTAGCGGCGATTCTTTCCCTAAGCGTTGCCGATTTCTTACCCGGTTATCCCCCTCGCGCCTTTTCCTGTGGTCTTCCTTTTTTATTCATCCCCGTTAGAAACCGCGATATTTTAGGGAAAATAAAACTAAATCTAAGTCTCTGGTCATCATTATTGGGACAATCCCCCGCTAATTCCCTTTTTGTCTGCTGTTTTGACCCAGAATCACCCCAATCTCGTATTTATGGCCGAATGTTTGCCCCCGGTTTGGGAGTTATGGAAGATCCCGCCACCGGTTCGGCTGTGGCCGCTTTAGCGGGCTACCTAGGGGCCTTAGAATCTTCTAGGGAAGGGATGAATCAATGGACGATAATCCAAGGGGTGGAAATGGACAGACCCAGCATTATACAATTAAAGTTTCAGAAAAACAACCGTGAAATTACGGAAGTTTCTGTGGGTGGTGCATCAGTTCTAGTCTGCCAAGGCAAGATGATAATTCCCGATGGGGAAACACTTTAG
- a CDS encoding aminopeptidase P N-terminal domain-containing protein: MGIDRREFQHRRQQVMEKIGNGTAIFRSAPMVVMHNDVEYTYRQDSDFFYLTGFNEPEAVAVLAPHHPEHQFILFVQPKDPEKETWTGYLHGVEGAKEIFAADEAYSIEELDEKLPQYLEKADRIYYHLGRDKTFNTNVLKHWQKLIATFPRRGTGPTALEDTNFILHPLRLLKTAAELDNIRQATAISAQAHNRAREFTKVGHYEYQIQAEIEHTFRLEGGMGPAYPSIVASGANACILHYINNNRQVQENELVLIDAGCAYNYYNGDITRTFPVNGKFTPEQKIIYEIVLEAQLKAIEVVKTGNPYNLFHDTAVRTIVEGLVDLGLLVGDVDEIIKEEKYKPFYMHRTGHWLGLDVHDAGGYKVNEETWQTLQPGHVLTVEPGIYIAPDIKPAEGQPEVPEKWRGIGIRIEDDVLVTATGNEVLTATVPKKVEDIESK; this comes from the coding sequence ATGGGCATCGATCGCAGAGAGTTTCAACACCGTCGTCAGCAGGTAATGGAAAAAATCGGCAATGGAACCGCAATTTTTCGCAGTGCGCCCATGGTGGTCATGCACAATGACGTAGAATACACCTATCGTCAGGATAGTGACTTTTTTTACCTGACAGGATTTAATGAACCGGAGGCGGTGGCGGTTTTAGCACCCCATCACCCCGAACATCAGTTTATCCTGTTCGTGCAGCCAAAAGACCCAGAAAAAGAAACCTGGACCGGCTATCTCCACGGTGTGGAAGGAGCAAAGGAGATTTTTGCTGCTGATGAGGCCTATTCTATCGAAGAATTGGACGAAAAATTACCCCAATATCTCGAAAAAGCCGACCGAATTTATTATCATCTCGGACGGGACAAAACTTTTAATACAAATGTTCTAAAGCACTGGCAAAAATTAATCGCCACTTTTCCCCGTCGCGGCACCGGACCGACTGCTTTAGAGGATACTAATTTTATTCTCCATCCTTTGCGCTTGCTGAAAACTGCGGCCGAATTGGACAATATTCGCCAAGCAACCGCTATTTCAGCACAGGCACATAATCGGGCCAGAGAATTTACCAAAGTTGGTCACTACGAGTATCAAATTCAAGCGGAAATCGAGCATACTTTTCGCCTAGAAGGGGGTATGGGTCCGGCTTATCCTTCTATTGTTGCTAGTGGTGCTAATGCCTGTATTCTGCACTATATCAACAATAATCGTCAAGTACAAGAAAATGAGCTTGTGTTAATTGATGCCGGTTGTGCCTACAATTACTATAACGGTGATATTACCCGCACTTTTCCCGTTAATGGTAAATTTACCCCCGAACAAAAAATTATCTATGAAATTGTTCTGGAAGCTCAATTAAAGGCGATTGAGGTGGTAAAAACCGGTAATCCTTATAATCTTTTTCATGACACAGCCGTGAGGACAATTGTGGAGGGATTAGTGGATTTAGGGCTATTGGTCGGCGACGTTGATGAGATAATTAAAGAGGAAAAATATAAGCCTTTTTATATGCACAGAACCGGTCATTGGTTAGGATTAGATGTCCATGATGCGGGAGGTTATAAAGTTAACGAAGAAACTTGGCAAACTTTGCAGCCCGGTCATGTTTTAACCGTGGAACCAGGTATTTATATCGCCCCCGATATTAAACCGGCTGAAGGACAGCCGGAAGTGCCGGAAAAATGGCGGGGTATCGGTATCCGTATCGAAGATGATGTGTTAGTTACTGCCACAGGAAATGAGGTTTTAACTGCAACAGTTCCCAAAAAAGTTGAGGATATCGAATCTAAGTAA
- a CDS encoding glycosyltransferase family 4 protein translates to MRVIITTTQVPFVYGGAEIHAQELCKALELAGHEAEIVAIPFQTYPLERILDTMLVCRLLDLTSANGRNIDRLIGLKFPAYLIPHPRKVLWILHQHRQAYELWGNPYGGLDLSANGLQIRENIIRADNNVFAETHNIFSNSKNVARRLKTYNNVDSIPLYHPPQNADFFQCQPEEGYLFFPSRINPLKRQELILEALALTKNPVKVIFAGQPEGDFGDILEEKVKQLDIAEKVVFLGRISNEEKLDYYARSLAVLYPPFEEDYGYVTLEGMLASKPVITCQDSGGPLEFIRHRETGLIVEPKAMAIAEAMDEMWENRDWAAKLGKSASEYYKSLDITWSNVIKKLLA, encoded by the coding sequence ATGAGAGTTATTATTACAACAACACAGGTTCCTTTTGTCTATGGCGGTGCGGAAATTCACGCTCAGGAATTATGTAAGGCTTTAGAATTGGCAGGCCATGAAGCGGAAATAGTCGCTATTCCCTTTCAAACCTATCCCCTAGAAAGAATTTTAGACACAATGTTAGTCTGTCGCTTATTAGATTTGACTAGCGCCAATGGCAGAAATATTGATCGATTAATTGGCTTAAAATTCCCAGCTTATTTAATTCCTCATCCCCGAAAAGTTCTCTGGATTCTGCATCAACACCGACAAGCGTATGAACTATGGGGTAATCCCTATGGCGGTTTAGATTTAAGTGCCAATGGCTTACAAATTCGTGAAAATATTATCCGGGCAGATAATAATGTTTTTGCTGAAACTCATAACATATTTAGCAATTCTAAAAATGTGGCAAGAAGGCTAAAAACCTATAATAATGTTGATTCGATACCCCTTTATCATCCTCCCCAGAATGCTGATTTTTTTCAATGTCAACCAGAAGAAGGTTATCTATTCTTCCCTAGTCGGATCAATCCCTTGAAACGTCAAGAGTTAATCCTTGAGGCTTTAGCCTTGACTAAAAACCCTGTCAAAGTGATTTTTGCTGGTCAACCAGAAGGAGATTTTGGTGACATTCTAGAGGAAAAAGTTAAGCAGTTGGATATTGCTGAAAAAGTGGTATTTTTAGGGAGAATTAGTAACGAGGAAAAACTCGATTATTATGCCAGATCCCTAGCAGTGCTTTATCCTCCCTTTGAGGAAGATTACGGTTACGTTACCCTAGAAGGAATGTTAGCTTCTAAACCAGTGATTACCTGCCAAGATTCGGGAGGACCCCTAGAATTTATTCGTCATCGCGAAACCGGTTTAATTGTGGAACCTAAGGCAATGGCCATAGCAGAGGCCATGGACGAAATGTGGGAAAATCGGGATTGGGCGGCAAAATTAGGTAAATCTGCCAGTGAATACTACAAAAGTCTTGATATTACTTGGTCAAACGTTATCAAAAAACTACTCGCATGA